From the Macaca nemestrina isolate mMacNem1 chromosome 7, mMacNem.hap1, whole genome shotgun sequence genome, one window contains:
- the LOC139364030 gene encoding LOW QUALITY PROTEIN: stereocilin-like (The sequence of the model RefSeq protein was modified relative to this genomic sequence to represent the inferred CDS: inserted 3 bases in 3 codons; substituted 2 bases at 2 genomic stop codons) — protein sequence MALSLWPLLLLLLLLSFAVTSGFSPYSDSGPYGPQSPDPGLSFLXSLLSTLDQASQGSLSRSQFSTFLANISSSFEPGRMGEGPVGEPPPLQPPAFQLHDFLVTLRGSPDWEPMLGLLGDLLALLGQEQTPRDFLVHQAGVLGGLVEVLLGALVPGGPPXPTRPPCTRNGPSDCVLAADWLPSLLLLLEGTRWQALVQVQPSVDPTNATGLDGREAAPHFLQGLLGLLTPTGELESEEALWGGLLRTVGAPLCAAFQEGLLRVTHSLQDEVFSILGQPEPDANGQCQGGNLQRLLLWGVRHNLSWDVQALGFLSGSPPPPPALLHCLSAGVPLPRAPQPSAHISPRQRRAITVEALCENHSGPAPPYSISNFSIHLLCQHTKPVTPQPPPSTIAICQTAVWYAVSWAPGAQGWLQACHDQFPDEFLNAICSNLSFSALSGSNRRLVKRLCAGLLPPPTSCPEGLPPVPLTPDIFWGCFLENETLWAERLCGEASLQAVPPSNQAWVQHVCQGPTPDVTAFPPCHIGPCGECCPDGGSFLVMVCANDTMYEALVPFWPWLAGQCRTSRGGNDTCFLEGLLGPLLPSLPPLGPSPLCLTPGPFLLGMLSQLPRCQSSVPAIAHPTRLHYLLRLLTFLLGPGAGGAEAQGMLGRALLLSSLPDNCSFWDAFRPEGRRSVLRTIGEYLEQEEEQPTPPGLEPTVNPSSGVSKMELLACFSPVLWDLLQREKSVWALQILVQAYLHMPPENLQQLVLSAEREAAQGFLTLMLQGKLQVPPSEEQALGRLTALLLQRYPRLTSQLFIDLSPLIPFLAVSDLMRFPPSLLVNDSVLAAIRDYSPGMRPEQKEALAKRLLAPELFGEVPAWPQELLWAVLPLLPHLPLESFLQLSPHQIQALEDSWPAAGLGPGHARHVLRSLVNQSVQDGEEQVRRLGPLACFLSPEELQSLVPLSDPMGPVERGLLECAANGTLSPEGQVAYELLGVLRSSGGAVLSPRELQVWAPLFPXLGLRFLQELSEPQLRAMLPAXQGASVTPAQAVLLLGRLLPRHDLSLEELCSLHLLLPGLSPQTLQAIPRRVLVGACSCLAPELSRLSACQTAALLQTFRVKDGVKNMGTTGAGPAVCVPGQFHMAVPSPDSHLSLHCYTHRCQQTIPTTWPDCLLPLLPLKLLQLQRSLPLSGEVLLTLGPLVGFLGIESTRQIPLQILLSHLSQLQGFCLGETFATELGWLLLQESVLGKPELWSQDEVEQAGRLVFTLSTEAISLIPREALGPETLERLLEKQQSWEQSRVGPLFRGPXLAAKKAALVAGVVRPAAEDLPESVPNCADVRGTFPAAWSATQIAEMNLSDFEDCLTLFAGDAGPGPKELWAAWGKQNRLLWGPPRRFRPEQILQLGRLLIGLGDRELQELILVDWGVLSTLGQIDGWSSTQLRVVVSSFLRQSGRHVSHLDFIHLTALGYTLCGLRPEELQHISSWEFSQAALFLGTLHLQCSEEQLEVLAHLLVLPGGFGPISNWGPEIFTEIGTIAAGIPDLALSALLQGQIQGLTPLAISVIPPPKFAVVFSPTQLSSLTSAQAVAVTPEQMAFLSPEQRRAVAWAQHEGKESPEQQGRSTAWGLQDWSRPSWSLVLTISFLGHLL from the exons ATGGCTCTGAGCCTCTGGCccctgctactgctgctgctgctgctgtcctTTGCAG TAACCTCTGGTTTCTCTCCTTACAGTGACTCTGGCCCCTATGGGCCTCAGTCCCCGGACCCTGGTCTCTCCTTCC AATCATTGCTCTCCACTCTGGACCAGGCTTCCCAGGGCTCCCTGAGCCGCTCACAGTTCTCTACATTCCTGGCCaacatttcttcttcctttgagCCTGGGAGAATGGGGGAAGGACCAGTAGGAGAGCCCCCACCTCTCCAGCCACCTGCGTTCCAGCTCCATGATTTTTTAGTGACACTGAGAGGCAGCCCGGACTGGGAGCCAATGCTAGGGCTGCTGGGGGATCTGCTGGCACTGCTGGGACAGGAGCAGACTCCCCGAGATTTCCTGGTGCACCAGGCAGGGGTGCTGGGTGGACTTGTGGAGGTGTTGCTGGGAGCCTTAGTTCCTGGGGGCCCCC CCCCAACTCGGCCCCCTTGCACCCGTAATGGGCCCTCTGACTGTGTCCTGGCTGCTGACTGGTTGCCTTCTCTGCTGCTGTTGTTAGAGGGCACACGCTGGCAAGCTCTGGTGCAGGTGCAGCCCAGTGTGGATCCCACCAATGCCACAGGCCTCGATGGGAGGGAGGCAGCTCCTCACTTTTTGCAGGGTCTGTTGGGTTTGCTTACCCCAACAGGGGAGCTCGAGTCCGAGGAGGCGCTTTGGGGCGGTCTGCTACGCACAGTGGGGGCCCCCCTCTGTGCTGCCTTTCAGGAGGGGCTGCTCCGTGTCACTCACTCCCTGCAGGATGAGGTCTTTTCCATTCTGGGGCAGCCAGAGCCTGATGCCAATGGGCAGTGCCAGGGAG GTAACCTTCAACGGCTGCTCTTATG GGGCGTCCGGCACAACCTTTCCTGGGATGTCCAGGCGCTGGGCTTTCTGTCTGgatcaccacccccaccccctgccctcctTCACTGCCTGAGCGCAGGTGTGCCTCTGCCCAGAGCTCCTCAGCCCTCAGCCCACATCAGCCCACGCCAACGGCGAGCCATCACTGTGGAGGCCCTCTGTGAGAACCACTCAGGCCCAGCACCACCCTACAGCATTTCCAACTTCTCCATCCACTTGCTCTGCCAACACACCAAGCCTGTCACTCCACAGCCCCCTCCCAGCACCATTGCCATCTGCCAGACCGCTGTGTGGTATGCAGTCTCATGGGCACCAGGTGCCCAAGGCTGGCTACAGGCCTGTCATGACCAGTTTCCTGATGAGTTTTTGAATGCGATCTGTAGTAACCTCTCCTTTTCAGCCCTGTCTGGCTCCAACCGCCGCCTGGTGAAGCGGCTCTGTGCTGGCCTGCTCCCACCCCCTACCAGCTGCCCTGAAGGCCTGCCCCCTGTTCCCCTCACCCCAGACATCTTTTGGGGCTGCTTCTTGGAGAACGAGACTCTGTGGGCTGAGCGACTGTGTGGGGAGGCAAGTCTACAGGCTGTGCCCCCCAGCAACCAGGCTTGGGTCCAGCATGTGTGCCAGGGCCCCACCCCAGATGTCACTGCTTTCCCACCCTGCCACATTGGACCCTGTGGGGAATGCTGCCCAGATGGGGGCAGCTTCCTGGTGATGGTCTGTGCCAATGACACCATGTATGAGGCCCTGGTGCCCTTCTGGCCTTGGCTAGCAGGCCAGTGCCGGACCAGCCGTGGGGGCAATGACACTTGCTTCCTAGAAGGGCTGCTGGGCCCCCTTCTGCCCTCTCTGCCACCACTGGGACCATCCCCACTCTGTCTGACCCCTGGCCCCTTCCTCCTTGGCATGCTATCCCAGTTGCCACGCTGTCAGTCCTCTGTGCCAGCCATTGCTCACCCCACACGCCTACACTATCTCCTCCGCCTGCTGACCTTCCTCTTGGGTCCAGGGGCTGGGGGCGCTGAGGCCCAGGGGATGCTGGGTCGGGCCCTACTGCTCTCCAGTCTCCCGGACAACTGCTCCTTCTGGGATGCCTTTCGCCCAGAGGGCCGGCGCAGTGTGCTACGGACAATTGGGGAATACCTGGAACAAGAGGAGGAGCAGCCAACCCCACCAGGCTTGGAACCCACTGTCAACCCCAGCTCTGGTGTAAGCAAGATGGAACTGCTGGCCTGCTTTAGT CCTGTGCTGTGGGATCTGCTTCAGAGGGAAAAGAGTGTTTGGGCCCTGCAGATTCTAGTGCAG GCATACCTGCATATGCCCCCAGAAAACCTCCAGCAGCTGGTGCTTTCAGCAGAGAGGGAGGCTGCACAGGGCTTCCTGACACTCATGCTGCAGGGGAAGCTGCAG GTACCACCATCCGAGGAGCAGGCCCTGGGTCGCCTGACAGCCCTGCTGCTCCAGCGGTACCCGCGCCTCACCTCCCAGCTCTTCATTGACCTGTCACCACTCATCCCTTTCTTGGCTGTCTCTGACCTGATGCGCTTCCCACCATCCCTGTTAGTCAACGACAGTGT CCTGGCTGCCATCCGGGATTACAGCCCAGGAATGAGGCCTGAACAGAAGGAGGCTCTGGCAAAGCGTCTGCTGGCCCCTGAACTGTTTGGGGAAGTGCCTGCCTGGCCCCAGGAGCTGCTGTGGGCAGTgctgcccctcctcccccacctccctctggAGAGCTTTCTGCAGCTCAGCCCTCACCAG ATCCAGGCCCTGGAGGATAGCTGGCCAGCAGCAGGTCTGGGGCCCGGGCATGCCCGCCATGTGCTGCGCAGCCTGGTAAACCAGAGTGTCCAGGATGGTGAGGAGCAGGTACGCAG GCTTGGGCCCCTCGCCTGTTTCCTGAGCCCTGAGGAGCTGCAGAGCCTAGTGCCCCTGAGTGATCCGATGGGGCCGGTAGAACGGGGGCTGCTGGAATGTGCAGCCAACGGGACCCTCAGCCCGGAAGGACAG GTGGCATATGAACTTCTGGGGGTGTTGCGCTCATCTGGAGGAGCGGTGCTGAGCCCCCGGGAGCTGCAGGTCTGGGCCCCGCTCTTCCCTTAGCTGGGCCTCCGCTTCCTGCAGGAGCTGTCAGAGCCCCAGCTTAGAgccatgcttcctg ctcagggagctagTGTTACACCTGCTCAG GCTGTCCTGCTGCTTGGACGGCTCCTTCCTAGGCACGAT CTATCCCTGGAGGAACTCTGCTCCTTGCATCTTCTGCTGCCTGGCCTCAGCCCCCAGACACTCCAGGCCATCCCTAGGCGAGTCCTGGTTGGGGCTTGTTCCTGCCTGGCCCCTGAACTGTCACGCCTCTCAGCCTGCCAGACCGCAGCACTGCTGCAGACCTTTCGG GTTAAAGATGGCGTGAAAAATATGGGTACAACAGGTGCTGGTCCAGCTGTGTGTGTCCCTGGTCAG TTTCATATGGCTG TGCCAAGTCCAGACTCTCACCTATCACTACACTGCTATACCCATCGCTGCCAACAGACTATTCCCACCACCTGGCCAGACTGCCTGCTTCCCCTGCTCCCATTAAAGCTGCTACAACTCCAAAGGAGTCTTCCTCTCTCAGGGGAAGTGCTGCTGACCTTAGGCCCTTTGGTTGGATTCCTGGGGATAGAGAGCACACGACAGATCCCCCTACAGATCCTGCTGTCCCATCTCAGTCAGCTGCAAGGTTTCTGCCTAGGAGAGACATTTGCCACAGAGCTGGGATGGCTGCTATTGCAGGAGTCTGTTCTTGG GAAACCAGAGTTGTGGAGCCAGGATGAAGTAGAGCAAGCTGGACGCCTAGTGTTCACTCTGTCTACTGAGGCAATTTCCTTGATCCCCAGG GAGGCCTTGGGTCCAGAGACCCTGGAGCGGCTTCTAGaaaagcagcagagctgggagcaGAGCAGAGTTGGACCGCTGTTTAGGGGGCCATAGCTGGCTGCCAAGAAAGCAGCCCTGGTAGCAGGGGTTGTGCGACCAGCTGCTGAGGATCTTCCAG AATCTGTGCCAAATTGTGCAGATGTACGAGGGACATTCCCAGCAGCCTGGTCTGCAACCCAGATTGCAGAGATGAACCTCTCAGACTTTGAGGACTGCCTGACACTATTTGCAGGAGATGCAGGACCTGGGCCCAAGGAATTGTGGGCAGCATGGGGAAAGCAAAACAGGTTA TTGTGGGGTCCCCCCCGGAGATTTCGTCCTGAGCAGATCCTGCAGCTCGGTCGGCTCTTAATAGGTCTAGGAGATCGGGAACTACAGGAGCTGATCCTAGTGGACTGGGGAGTGCTGAGCACCCTGGGGCAGATAGATGGCTGGAGCTCCACTCAG ctccGCGTTGTGGTCTCCAGTTTCCTACGGCAGAGTGGTCGGCATGTGAGCCACCTGGACTTCATTCATCTGACAGCGCTGGGTTATACGCTCTGTGGACTGCGGCCAGAGGAGCTCCAGCACATCAGCAGTTGGGAGTTTAG CCAAGCAGCCCTCTTCCTGGGCACCCTGCATCTCCAGTGCTCTGAAGAACAACTGGAGGTTCTGGCCCACCTCCTTGTACTGCCTGGTGGCTTTGGCCCAATCAGTAACTGGGGGCCTGAGATCTTCACTGAAATTGGCACCATAGCAG CTGGGATCCCAGACCTGGCTCTTTCAGCATTGCTGCAGGGACAGATCCAGGGCCTTACTCCTCTTGCCATTTCTGTCATCCCTCCTCCTAAATTTGCT GTGGTGTTTAGTCCCACCCAACTATCTAGTCTCACCAGTGCCCAGGCTGTGGCTGTCACTCCTGAGCAAATGGCCTTTCTGAGTCCTGAGCAGCGACGAGCAGTTGCATGGGCCCAGCATGAGGGCAAGGAGAGCCCGGAACAGCAAG GTCGAAGTACAGCCTGGGGCCTCCAGGACTGGTCACGACCTTCCTGGTCCCTGGTATTGACTATCAGCTTCCTTGGCCACCTGCTCTGA
- the LOC105491385 gene encoding creatine kinase U-type, mitochondrial isoform X1, translated as MAGPFSRLLSARPGIRLLALAGAGSLAAGFLLRPEPVRAASERRRLYPPSAEYPDLRKHNNCMASHLTPAVYARLCDKTTPTGWTLDQCIQTGVDNPGHPFIKTVGMVAGDEETYEVFADLFDPVIQERHNGYDPRTMKHTTDLDASKIRSGYFDERYVLSSRVRTGRSIRGLSLPPACTRAERREVERVVVDALSGLKGDLAGRYYRLSEMTEAEQQQLIDDHFLFDKPVSPLLTAAGMARDWPDARGIWHNNEKSFLIWVNEEDHTRVISMEKGGNMKRVFERFCRGLKEVERLIQERGWEFMWNERLGYILTCPSNLGTGLRAGVHIKLPLLSKDSRFPKILENLRLQKRGTGGVDTAATGGVFDISNLDRLGKSEVELVQLVIDGVNYLIDCERRLERGQDIRIPTPVIHTKH; from the exons ATGGCTGGTCCCTTCTCCCGTCTGCTGTCCGCCCGCCCGGGAATCAGGCTCCTGGCTTTGGCCGGAGCGGGGTCTCTAGCCGCTGGGTTTCTGCTGCGACCGGAACCTGTACGAGCGGCCAGTGAACGACGGAGGCTGTATCCCCCGAG CGCTGAGTACCCAGACCTCCGAAAGCACAACAACTGCATGGCCAGTCACCTGACCCCAGCAGTCTATGCACGGCTCTGCGACAAGACCACACCCACTGGTTGGACATTAGATCAGTGTATCCAGACTGGCGTGGACAACCCTGGCCACCCCTTCATCAAGActgtgggcatggtggctggagATGAGGAGACCTATGAG GTATTTGCTGACCTGTTTGACCCTGTGATCCAAGAGCGACACAATGGATATGACCCCCGGACAATGAAGCACACCACGGATCTGGATGCCAGTAAA ATCCGTTCTGGCTACTTTGATGAGAGGTATGTATTGTCCTCTAGAGTCAGAACTGGCCGAAGCATCCGAGGACTCAGTCTGCCTCCAGCTTGCACTCGAGCAGAGCGACGGGAGGTGGAACGTGTTGTGGTGGATGCACTGAGTGGCCTGAAGGGTGACCTGGCTGGACGTTACTATAGGCTCAGTGAGATGACAGAGGCTGAACAGCAGCAGCTGATTGAT GACCACTTTCTGTTTGATAAGCCTGTGTCCCCATTGCTGACTGCAGCAGGAATGGCTCGAGACTGGCCAGATGCTCGTGGAATTTG GCACAACAATGAGAAGAGCTTCCTGATCTGGGTGAATGAGGAGGATCATACACGGGTCATCTCCATGGAGAAGGGTGGCAACATGAAGAGAGTGTTTGAAAGATTCTGCCGAGGCCTCAAAGAG GTGGAGCGACTTATCCAAGAACGTGGCTGGGAGTTCATGTGGAATGAGCGTTTGGGATACATCTTGACCTGTCCATCTAACCTGGGCACTGGACTTCGGGCAGGAGTGCACATCAAACTGCCCCTGCTAAGCAAA GATAGCCGCTTCCCAAAGATCCTGGAGAACCTAAGACTCCAAAAGCGTGGTACTGGAGGAGTGGACACTGCTGCCACAGGCGGTGTCTTTGATATTTCTAATTTGGACCGACTAGGCAAATCAGAG GTGGAGCTTGTGCAGCTGGTCATCGATGGAGTAAACTATTTGATTGATTGTGAACGGCGTCTGGAGAGAGGCCAGGATATCCGCATCCCCACACCTGTCATCCACACCAAGCATTAA
- the LOC105491385 gene encoding creatine kinase U-type, mitochondrial isoform X2, whose product MPVKVRTGRSIRGLSLPPACTRAERREVERVVVDALSGLKGDLAGRYYRLSEMTEAEQQQLIDDHFLFDKPVSPLLTAAGMARDWPDARGIWHNNEKSFLIWVNEEDHTRVISMEKGGNMKRVFERFCRGLKEVERLIQERGWEFMWNERLGYILTCPSNLGTGLRAGVHIKLPLLSKDSRFPKILENLRLQKRGTGGVDTAATGGVFDISNLDRLGKSEVELVQLVIDGVNYLIDCERRLERGQDIRIPTPVIHTKH is encoded by the exons ATGCCAGTAAA AGTCAGAACTGGCCGAAGCATCCGAGGACTCAGTCTGCCTCCAGCTTGCACTCGAGCAGAGCGACGGGAGGTGGAACGTGTTGTGGTGGATGCACTGAGTGGCCTGAAGGGTGACCTGGCTGGACGTTACTATAGGCTCAGTGAGATGACAGAGGCTGAACAGCAGCAGCTGATTGAT GACCACTTTCTGTTTGATAAGCCTGTGTCCCCATTGCTGACTGCAGCAGGAATGGCTCGAGACTGGCCAGATGCTCGTGGAATTTG GCACAACAATGAGAAGAGCTTCCTGATCTGGGTGAATGAGGAGGATCATACACGGGTCATCTCCATGGAGAAGGGTGGCAACATGAAGAGAGTGTTTGAAAGATTCTGCCGAGGCCTCAAAGAG GTGGAGCGACTTATCCAAGAACGTGGCTGGGAGTTCATGTGGAATGAGCGTTTGGGATACATCTTGACCTGTCCATCTAACCTGGGCACTGGACTTCGGGCAGGAGTGCACATCAAACTGCCCCTGCTAAGCAAA GATAGCCGCTTCCCAAAGATCCTGGAGAACCTAAGACTCCAAAAGCGTGGTACTGGAGGAGTGGACACTGCTGCCACAGGCGGTGTCTTTGATATTTCTAATTTGGACCGACTAGGCAAATCAGAG GTGGAGCTTGTGCAGCTGGTCATCGATGGAGTAAACTATTTGATTGATTGTGAACGGCGTCTGGAGAGAGGCCAGGATATCCGCATCCCCACACCTGTCATCCACACCAAGCATTAA